In the Candidatus Zixiibacteriota bacterium genome, one interval contains:
- a CDS encoding NAD-dependent epimerase/dehydratase family protein has translation MNWKKLQILVTGGASFIGSALVDALVRRGAAVRVVDNLSSGRRENIEAHIKSGAVEFRCEDLHDPEANRRALRGIDVVFHLAADHGGRGYVDLHQVECSRNLILDGLVFRAAREAAVEKIVYASSGCVYPNSLQTNPEETLYLAEDMVGPPYEADNMYGWAKLMGELTLKSYYEQEGLKSVSCRYFTVYGPRGVENHAVIAMIARAFVGESPFEVWGTGLQVRNWTYIDDIVEGTLLAAEKIEDGTAVNLGTMERVRVIDAAREVLRYTGHKADIVTRPEMPTGPLNRVADNGRARRLLQWEPKVGFMEGLHRTIDWYFANKDREQVKRTLARMLTER, from the coding sequence ATGAACTGGAAAAAGCTGCAGATACTGGTTACCGGTGGCGCGTCATTCATCGGTTCAGCTCTGGTGGACGCCCTCGTGCGGCGTGGCGCTGCAGTCAGGGTGGTGGACAACTTGAGCAGCGGGCGTCGGGAAAACATCGAGGCGCATATAAAAAGCGGCGCCGTGGAATTCCGGTGCGAGGATCTCCACGATCCGGAGGCGAACCGAAGGGCACTGCGCGGGATCGACGTTGTATTCCACTTGGCGGCGGATCACGGAGGCCGGGGATACGTGGACCTTCATCAGGTGGAGTGCTCGAGGAACCTGATTCTCGATGGCCTGGTTTTCCGGGCGGCGCGGGAAGCCGCCGTCGAGAAGATCGTCTATGCGTCCTCGGGCTGTGTCTATCCGAACTCGCTCCAGACGAACCCCGAGGAGACGCTTTATCTGGCGGAAGACATGGTCGGGCCTCCTTACGAGGCGGACAACATGTACGGGTGGGCCAAGCTCATGGGAGAGCTGACCCTGAAATCCTACTACGAGCAAGAGGGACTGAAATCGGTGAGCTGTCGGTACTTCACCGTCTACGGTCCGCGCGGCGTCGAAAATCACGCGGTCATCGCGATGATCGCGAGAGCGTTCGTCGGAGAGAGCCCTTTCGAGGTTTGGGGCACGGGCTTGCAGGTTCGCAACTGGACGTATATCGATGACATCGTCGAAGGAACGCTCCTGGCGGCGGAAAAAATCGAGGACGGGACCGCGGTGAATCTGGGGACGATGGAACGAGTGCGGGTGATCGATGCGGCGCGCGAAGTGTTGCGTTACACGGGGCACAAAGCCGACATCGTTACCCGCCCGGAGATGCCGACCGGCCCTCTCAACCGAGTCGCCGACAACGGGCGCGCCAGAAGGCTGCTCCAGTGGGAACCGAAGGTAGGATTCATGGAAGGATTGCACCGGACGATCGACTGGTATTTTGCCAACAAGGACCGCGAGCAGGTGAAGCGGACGCTGGCCCGGATGCTGACCGAGCGATGA
- a CDS encoding prepilin peptidase — MTASPFFPYITVFIVGAAVGSFLNVCIARIPKRESVIRPASRCLHCGKAIAFYDNIPLLSYLLLKARCRSCGKRISIRYPVVELLMASLAVALFRQFGLGLAFVASFVFVAALIVISFIDLDARIVPDVISLPGIATGLLFAIIARYLTGDPSGLVPSPISAFIGALVGGGFLLALAWAYQAVTGVEGMGGGDIKLLAMIGAFLGWPAIPLTLFFSSLGGSVVGLSLMVIKGAGRRYAMPFAPFLCLGALAYLFFGRQLIDFCLFPR; from the coding sequence ATGACGGCGTCCCCGTTCTTTCCGTACATCACCGTTTTCATTGTCGGCGCGGCGGTGGGCAGCTTCCTGAACGTGTGCATCGCGCGCATCCCGAAACGCGAATCGGTGATTCGCCCGGCGTCGCGCTGTCTTCATTGCGGCAAGGCCATCGCGTTCTACGACAACATCCCGTTGCTCAGCTATCTGCTGCTCAAGGCACGGTGCCGGAGCTGCGGCAAGCGCATCTCGATCCGTTATCCGGTGGTGGAGCTGCTCATGGCTTCGCTGGCCGTAGCCTTGTTTCGGCAGTTCGGTCTGGGGCTGGCGTTCGTCGCTAGTTTTGTGTTCGTCGCCGCGTTGATCGTGATTTCGTTCATCGATCTCGACGCGCGTATCGTGCCGGACGTGATCAGCTTGCCCGGCATCGCGACAGGTCTGCTGTTTGCCATCATCGCGAGGTATCTCACCGGAGATCCCTCCGGTCTCGTTCCTTCCCCGATCAGCGCGTTCATCGGCGCGCTGGTTGGCGGGGGATTCTTGCTCGCGCTCGCCTGGGCCTATCAGGCGGTGACCGGAGTGGAAGGAATGGGAGGTGGAGACATCAAGCTGTTGGCGATGATTGGCGCGTTTTTGGGCTGGCCCGCAATCCCGCTGACGCTGTTTTTCTCCTCCCTCGGAGGGTCCGTGGTCGGCCTGTCGCTGATGGTGATCAAGGGGGCGGGCAGGAGATACGCCATGCCCTTTGCTCCGTTTCTCTGCCTCGGTGCGCTGGCGTACCTGTTCTTCGGCCGCCAGCTGATCGACTTCTGTCTTTTCCCCCGCTAA
- a CDS encoding GspH/FimT family pseudopilin: protein MGILRKFGARSGGFVPKQGWRAIFYDCRGFTLGEMMAAVAVFAILGAVAIPSYLAVQPAMELNGAAREVLVKLMWARSKAVEQNTIYQVDFLASNYQFQVFNDANGNGSLDADEWNETYDLQALEYPSVTFSKTGNNPVFIGRGTTTSGTTTITLSNASGSKTVEVTPTGNVKIN, encoded by the coding sequence ATGGGTATTTTGAGAAAGTTTGGCGCGCGCAGCGGCGGTTTCGTTCCAAAACAGGGGTGGCGGGCCATTTTTTACGACTGCCGTGGATTTACCCTCGGGGAGATGATGGCCGCGGTGGCCGTTTTCGCGATCCTGGGCGCAGTAGCGATCCCCAGCTATCTCGCCGTGCAGCCGGCAATGGAGCTCAATGGCGCGGCGCGGGAAGTGCTGGTAAAGCTCATGTGGGCGCGCTCGAAAGCGGTGGAACAAAACACGATCTATCAGGTGGATTTTCTCGCGAGCAATTATCAGTTCCAGGTCTTTAACGACGCCAACGGCAACGGGAGTCTCGATGCGGACGAGTGGAACGAGACCTACGATCTTCAGGCGCTGGAGTATCCGAGCGTGACCTTTTCCAAAACCGGTAACAACCCGGTTTTCATCGGCCGGGGTACGACCACGAGCGGAACAACGACGATCACGCTGTCCAACGCGAGCGGCTCGAAGACGGTCGAAGTGACCCCGACCGGGAACGTGAAGATCAACTGA
- a CDS encoding prepilin-type N-terminal cleavage/methylation domain-containing protein translates to MRREGKTRQAGFTLIELLVALAVLSIGMLGTASLTVSVIQGNFFSKNVTSATAIAQTQLEAVQNKGYTGTTTANFPAGAQTVTMDGMSFSRTTTITDNSPATNMKTVTVNVSWVEGNNVSRSITLQTILSQ, encoded by the coding sequence ATGCGTCGCGAAGGCAAAACACGCCAGGCCGGCTTCACCTTGATCGAGCTACTCGTCGCGCTTGCGGTTCTATCGATCGGGATGTTGGGGACCGCCAGCCTTACTGTGAGCGTCATTCAGGGGAACTTCTTCAGCAAAAACGTGACTTCCGCGACGGCGATCGCTCAGACACAGCTCGAGGCCGTCCAGAACAAAGGCTACACGGGCACGACCACGGCGAACTTCCCGGCGGGGGCGCAAACCGTCACGATGGACGGGATGAGCTTCAGCCGTACGACCACGATCACGGACAACTCGCCGGCGACCAACATGAAGACGGTCACGGTCAATGTGAGCTGGGTCGAAGGTAACAACGTGTCCAGGTCGATCACACTCCAGACGATTTTGTCTCAGTGA
- a CDS encoding prepilin-type N-terminal cleavage/methylation domain-containing protein: protein MATRRLKDTRAFTLTELLVTMAIGMVTLAAVTTTFMTQARFYNAQEQVNQMEQNARGALDVITRELKMAGYNPAGGSFYGVTYSASQLMIQADLDSSGSISTDSTKNEQIVYAFDNANNRITRRVGTGSTEVLADNITAFTFSYLDASGASTSVSADIRQVAISITAQTANPDPNYAQNNGYRTYQIAATVTPVNLGL, encoded by the coding sequence ATGGCAACCAGGCGATTAAAGGACACCCGGGCATTCACTCTCACCGAGCTTCTCGTAACGATGGCGATCGGGATGGTCACGCTCGCGGCGGTGACGACCACGTTCATGACGCAGGCCCGGTTCTACAACGCTCAGGAGCAGGTCAACCAGATGGAGCAAAACGCCCGCGGCGCCCTCGATGTCATTACCCGCGAGCTGAAAATGGCGGGCTACAATCCTGCCGGAGGAAGCTTCTACGGAGTCACCTACAGCGCGTCCCAGCTGATGATCCAGGCCGACCTCGATTCCAGCGGGAGCATTAGCACCGACAGCACGAAAAACGAGCAAATCGTCTACGCCTTCGACAACGCCAACAACCGGATCACGCGCAGGGTCGGGACCGGCAGCACCGAGGTGCTGGCGGACAACATCACGGCTTTCACGTTCAGTTATCTCGACGCGAGCGGCGCCTCGACTTCCGTGAGCGCCGACATCCGTCAGGTGGCAATCAGCATTACGGCGCAGACGGCCAATCCTGATCCGAACTACGCGCAGAACAACGGGTATCGAACGTACCAGATTGCCGCCACCGTGACTCCGGTCAATCTGGGGCTTTAG
- a CDS encoding GspH/FimT family pseudopilin, producing MDAASGFSLVELLFALIIAGILAAIALPGWTRLLPSYHLDSSVRQVQSELHSIKMRAAAENATFQLSYGTGASDYTIRSGSSALATRPLPPGIVITKAGAVLFYPRGTASANRVRLRNAEGMCRQVVVSATGRVRVCQPDDCNSDC from the coding sequence GTGGATGCAGCGTCCGGATTTTCCCTCGTAGAACTTCTGTTCGCGCTCATCATCGCCGGTATTCTGGCGGCCATCGCGTTGCCGGGGTGGACCCGGCTGCTCCCTTCTTACCATCTGGACAGCTCGGTGCGCCAGGTTCAATCGGAGCTTCACAGCATCAAAATGAGGGCGGCGGCCGAGAATGCCACCTTCCAGCTCAGCTACGGGACGGGAGCGAGCGACTACACGATTCGAAGCGGTTCGTCGGCGCTCGCAACGAGGCCGTTGCCGCCCGGGATCGTCATCACGAAAGCCGGGGCGGTGCTGTTCTATCCTCGAGGGACGGCGTCGGCCAACCGGGTCAGGCTGCGCAATGCAGAGGGCATGTGCAGGCAGGTGGTCGTGAGCGCAACCGGACGCGTCCGCGTGTGCCAACCTGATGATTGCAATTCGGACTGCTGA